GTCTTTTAATAAGAGGGGGTATCGCAAGAAACCGGACTTCTCTTTATCATATGGGTATGTAGGAATTTCAAAGAGGATAATACATTTTGGATTTCTTCTCTTTATCTCTCTAAGAAGTTTAATCGCATACCGGTCAATGTACGCCTTCCGGTAATATACGATATCCACACCATCCAGCTTTTCAGGACAATACTTGAAATAAAACATGCTGGGGGCCAAGGGGAGCATTCTAGAAGCTTCTTTAAGAATACCACGCTTCCCTTTAGGACTATATGTCAATCGTTTTACAACACCAAGCTTACTGAGTTCTTTGATTTGAGCAAGCTTCTTTCTTTCAATCCCACTATTGCTGTTTTGACCGTATGCCGGACCAAAATCTATGTAGGTAATGTTCAAATTAGTATTCATTGCATTACCTCAGACCATGTTTTTAAGTTTTGGTCTTTTATGCTCATTATCAACGGGGTATCAATCTCCGGCCACTCAATCCCGATACTTGGGTCATCCCACCTGATGCCACCCTCATCCTCGGGGTGGTAGAACTCGTCACACTTGTAGACGAACTCAGCCTCATCGGAGAGGACCAGGAACCCGTGGGCGAAGCCACGGGGGATGAAGAACTGGTTCTTCTTCTCTGCAGTGAGTACAGCCCCCACATACTTGCCGTAGGTGGGACTATCTTCCCTCAGGTCAACGGCCACATCGTAGACCTCCCCCTTGGTGACCCTGACCAGCTTTGCCTGGGGATGCTTCTCCTGGAAGTGAAGCCCCCGAAGCACGCCCTTGCTCGACTTGCTCTGGTTGTCCTGTACGAACTCACAATCAATGCCGGCCTCATGGAAGTCTGCCTTGTTGTAGGTCTCCATGAAGTAGCCACGTTCATCCCCGAACACCCTCGGCTCGATGATGAACACCCCTTCTATTTCTGTCTCCGTGAATGTGAACTGTCCCATTGTATGTTTCTCTCTTTCCCTTGTTATCTGCCTACGTACATCGCCCGGTAGTATTGCTGGTAGGAACCACTGGTCACATGCTCCATCCACTGCCTGTTCTCCAGGTACCAGTCGATGGTCTTCCTGATCCCTTCTGCAAACATCGTCTCGGGCTCCCAGCCCAGCGCTTCCCTGATCTTGGTGGGATCTATGCCGTAGCGCCGGTCATGCCCCTTCCTGTCACTCACGTGCCTGATCAGACGCTCATCTATACTTGGGTCCACCTTTTCAGCTACATAGGATATGATGCTCTTCACGATCTCGATGTTGGGTTTCTCGTTGTGCCCACCGATGTTGTACACCTCACCGAGGGTACCCCTCTGGATCACCAGGTCTATCGCCTTGCAGTGGTCCTCCACATACAGCCAGTCACGGACCTGCATGCCGTCCCCATAGACGGGAAGACCCTGCCTGTTCAGGCAGTTGTTGATCATCAGCGGGATGAGCTTCTCGGGGAACTGGTAGGGCCCGTAGTTGTTCGAGCACCTGGTGATGTTCACCGGCATCCTGTAGGTGTCCCCATAGGCTTTCACCAGGAGGTCGGCCGAGGCCTTGCTTGCCGAGTAGGGACTGTGCGGGTCAAGCGGGGTTGTCTCGGTGAAAAACCCCTCAGGCCCCAGGGAGCCGTATACCTCGTCGGTGGAGACCTGCAGGAACCTCACACCCTCCCGGTACGAGTCCTCCCCTGTCTTCCAGGAGCTCTTCGCGGCATCCAGGAGGTTCAGTGTCCCCATCACATTGGTGCTCACGAACACCCCTGGGTCGGTGATCGAGCGGTCCACATGGCTCTCTGCGGCGAAGTTGACCACATAGTCAATGTGGTACTGCTCGAACAGTCTTACCATCGCTTCCCGGTCACAGACGTCGGCCTGTATGAATGCATACCGCTCATCATCCATTACAGCCTTCAGGTTCTCCAGGTTCCCAGCATAGGTGAGCTTGTCCACATTCACCACCAGGATGTCCTGGTGCCTCTCAAGGATATAATGGATGAAGTTGGAGCCGATGAAGCCGGCCCCTCCGGTCACCAGGTAGGTCTTGCTCATATGGTCTTCTCCTGTTCCAGGTAATGTTCCATGAAGCTGTCCAGGGCTTCCTTCCAGTCACGCATGCTGTTTCCGATGGTGTCGTGTAAATGCCTGTTCTCCAGGGCGGAGTAGGCAGGCCGCCTGGCAGGACGGGGGAACTCATCGGTGGTGCAGGATTCCACAGGGACCGATAGCCCTGCCTGCTGGATGATCCTCTCTGCAAAGGCATGCCAGCTTACCGGATTCCCTCCACAGGTACAGTGGAAGATGCCGGTCTCCGTGGAGGCTCCCAGCAGTGCAAGCTGGTAGGCAAGGTCCACGGCACTGGTGGGGTTCCCCACCTGGTCGCCTACCACCTTCAGCCTGCCGTTCTCCCTGGCCAGGCGCAGCATTGTCTTGACGAAGTTGTTTCCCACATACCCATAGAGCCATGCGGTACGGCAGATGCAGCTGTTACCGCATGAGTCGAGCACGGCCTTCTCCCCTGCAAGCTTGGTCCTCCCGTAGGCGGTATTGGGACTGGGGGTGTCATGCTCGGTATAGGGTCTCTCCCCATCCCCCCTGAAGACATAGTCGGTGGAGACATGCAGCAGGCGTGAGCCATGCCTCTGGGAGGCGACGGCCAGGTTCTTGGGCCCGAGTGCATTGATGCGGTAGGCACTCTCCTCGTCGCTCTCACAGCCATCCACATTGGTCATGGCTGCACAGTTGAAGACAAGACCCGGCATGTGCCGGGAAAAGAAGGAATCCACCGCATCTGCCGAGGTGATGTCCAGCTCGTCCACATCGACTGCGAGGACCTCGCATCCTGCGTAAACAGGAGGGAGTTTCCCCAATTCACTGGATCCCCTCTGGAGTATGTTGTTCAGTTCACTGCCAAGCTGGCCCTTGGCCCCGGTTATAAGAATTACCATGCCTGTATCCTAATAGTGTATGCGGCCTTCGGCAACCTGCCTGAGGTGCTCGCCGTAGGGACTCTTCCCATAGCGGGAGGCACTTGCAAGCAGTTTGTCCCTGCCGATCCAACCATTGCGGAACCCGATCTCCTCAGGGGCCGATATCTTGATTCCCTGTCTCTTCTCGATCATGCGGACAAAGTCAGCTGCATCCACCAGGCTGTCCATCGTACCGGTATCGAGCCAGGCAAACCCCCTGCCCAGCAACTGGACATGCAGGTCCCC
The sequence above is drawn from the uncultured Sphaerochaeta sp. genome and encodes:
- the rfbC gene encoding dTDP-4-dehydrorhamnose 3,5-epimerase, whose protein sequence is MGQFTFTETEIEGVFIIEPRVFGDERGYFMETYNKADFHEAGIDCEFVQDNQSKSSKGVLRGLHFQEKHPQAKLVRVTKGEVYDVAVDLREDSPTYGKYVGAVLTAEKKNQFFIPRGFAHGFLVLSDEAEFVYKCDEFYHPEDEGGIRWDDPSIGIEWPEIDTPLIMSIKDQNLKTWSEVMQ
- the rfbB gene encoding dTDP-glucose 4,6-dehydratase, translating into MSKTYLVTGGAGFIGSNFIHYILERHQDILVVNVDKLTYAGNLENLKAVMDDERYAFIQADVCDREAMVRLFEQYHIDYVVNFAAESHVDRSITDPGVFVSTNVMGTLNLLDAAKSSWKTGEDSYREGVRFLQVSTDEVYGSLGPEGFFTETTPLDPHSPYSASKASADLLVKAYGDTYRMPVNITRCSNNYGPYQFPEKLIPLMINNCLNRQGLPVYGDGMQVRDWLYVEDHCKAIDLVIQRGTLGEVYNIGGHNEKPNIEIVKSIISYVAEKVDPSIDERLIRHVSDRKGHDRRYGIDPTKIREALGWEPETMFAEGIRKTIDWYLENRQWMEHVTSGSYQQYYRAMYVGR
- the rfbD gene encoding dTDP-4-dehydrorhamnose reductase, with product MVILITGAKGQLGSELNNILQRGSSELGKLPPVYAGCEVLAVDVDELDITSADAVDSFFSRHMPGLVFNCAAMTNVDGCESDEESAYRINALGPKNLAVASQRHGSRLLHVSTDYVFRGDGERPYTEHDTPSPNTAYGRTKLAGEKAVLDSCGNSCICRTAWLYGYVGNNFVKTMLRLARENGRLKVVGDQVGNPTSAVDLAYQLALLGASTETGIFHCTCGGNPVSWHAFAERIIQQAGLSVPVESCTTDEFPRPARRPAYSALENRHLHDTIGNSMRDWKEALDSFMEHYLEQEKTI